One region of Tumebacillus amylolyticus genomic DNA includes:
- a CDS encoding zinc metalloprotease HtpX: MNTLKTWFLMALLTVLMVLMGSLIGGRGGAMLFFLIAIGMNFFSYWFSASIAIRMTRSRELSEGEAPQLFHMVRRLTNNAGLPMPKLYLTPSPQPNAFATGRNPANSAVAVTEGILQILTPEELEGVIAHELAHIKNRDVLISSLAAIFAGAITWISDILQWGMIFGGARDDEDNPLGIVGTVVMMIVGPIAALLIQMAISRSREYKADAIGARICGNPHGLASALVKLEQAAHRIPPINMKPTTSHLMIVFPFKGAGLASLFSTHPPIQQRVQRLREMRL; encoded by the coding sequence ATGAACACCTTGAAGACCTGGTTCCTGATGGCGTTGCTGACAGTGCTGATGGTTCTGATGGGTTCTCTGATTGGCGGACGGGGCGGTGCGATGCTGTTCTTCCTGATTGCGATCGGGATGAACTTTTTCTCCTACTGGTTCTCCGCTTCCATCGCGATTCGCATGACGAGGTCCCGTGAACTGTCCGAGGGAGAAGCCCCGCAACTGTTCCATATGGTTCGCCGACTGACGAACAACGCCGGCTTGCCGATGCCGAAGCTCTACCTCACCCCAAGCCCTCAACCCAACGCCTTCGCCACCGGACGCAACCCGGCGAACTCGGCGGTTGCGGTCACGGAAGGCATCTTGCAGATTCTCACGCCGGAGGAACTCGAGGGCGTCATCGCCCACGAACTGGCCCATATCAAAAACCGCGACGTTCTCATCTCGTCGCTCGCTGCGATCTTCGCAGGGGCGATCACATGGATTTCCGATATTCTGCAATGGGGCATGATCTTCGGCGGTGCTCGTGATGACGAAGACAACCCGCTGGGCATCGTCGGCACGGTCGTCATGATGATCGTAGGTCCGATTGCCGCGCTCTTGATCCAGATGGCGATCTCCCGTTCCCGCGAGTACAAAGCGGACGCCATCGGCGCCCGGATTTGCGGCAACCCGCACGGTCTCGCCAGCGCGCTGGTCAAGCTCGAACAAGCGGCGCACCGCATCCCGCCGATCAACATGAAGCCGACCACCTCGCACCTCATGATCGTCTTCCCGTTCAAAGGCGCGGGCCTCGCTTCCCTCTTCTCCACGCACCCGCCAATTCAACAACGCGTACAACGACTGCGCGAGATGCGCCTCTAA